From the Brassica napus cultivar Da-Ae chromosome A8, Da-Ae, whole genome shotgun sequence genome, one window contains:
- the LOC111213588 gene encoding uncharacterized protein LOC111213588, with protein sequence MPLPWKKSKSGRISRLVSDLQQSPKHGGSLFVETGFPTSLIHLLVKNRDRLKKSSSKRNNKAQTQTAHTTRPRVLSPPLPQKLDPAPVTEDLTASKIDESLVNGSGSTSENRHDGDNNDGVGNGGNRGGGCCVLMVVVLALSTKKVAVGITILAFALLFLELAVARVFTLIYPCPDAKLIGKKNGEERKNKKVSFEIIESFQDSRDCIEEIQFRPPEEGDVVLTKEKSKSAKLKSKIVPNKLRSYMKKKKKDKQEAEGVEVDDESVTEVSSFYSEDRIESQISERDETASNPPKLLESCEEEEESGSKGDLTKVIVLIVISLAGLFCGKVLAIALTLSWCLILRFVCCKSQTSSQHIKNKILLC encoded by the coding sequence ATGCCTTTGCCTTGGAAGAAATCAAAATCGGGTCGGATCTCCAGATTGGTATCGGACCTCCAGCAATCTCCGAAACACGGCGGATCTCTCTTCGTCGAGACTGGTTTCCCAACTTCTCTCATCCATCTCCTCGTTAAGAATCGCGATCGTCTCAAGAAATCCTCTTCAAAACGCAACAACAAAGCCCAGACACAAACCGCTCATACGACACGACCGCGTGTCTTGTCTCCGCCTCTTCCTCAGAAGCTTGATCCAGCGCCGGTTACAGAGGATCTCACGGCGAGTAAGATCGATGAAAGTTTGGTCAATGGCAGTGGTTCAACATCGGAGAATAGGCACGACGGGGACAACAACGACGGCGTCGGAAACGGCGGTAATCGCGGCGGAGGATGTTGCGTTTTAATGGTGGTTGTGCTCGCCTTGAGCACGAAAAAGGTTGCCGTGGGGATCACTATCTTAGCATTCGCCCTTCTCTTCCTCGAGCTAGCAGTGGCGCGTGTATTCACGCTCATCTATCCCTGCCCCGACGCGAAGCTCATAGGGAAGAAGAACggtgaagaaagaaagaacaagaaGGTCTCTTTTGAAATCATCGAAAGCTTTCAAGACTCAAGAGATTGCATTGAGGAGATTCAATTTCGTCCTCCGGAGGAGGGAGATGTGGTGTTGACGAAGGAGAAGAGTAAAAGCGCGAAGCTTAAGTCCAAGATTGTGCCGAACAAGTTGAGGAGttatatgaagaagaagaagaaagataaacAAGAAGCTGAAGGGGTAGAGGTAGATGATGAGTCTGTGACGGAAGTGTCAAGTTTTTATTCCGAGGATAGAATCGAGAGCCAAATATCTGAGAGAGATGAGACTGCTTCGAATCCTCCGAAGTTGCTGGAGAGCtgtgaagaggaggaagaatcTGGATCAAAAGGGGATCTAACTAAAGTGATTGTTCTGATAGTAATTTCTCTTGCTGGATTGTTTTGCGGGAAAGTCTTAGCCATTGCTCTGACATTGTCTTGGTGTCTGATTCTGAGATTTGTCTGCTGCAAATCTCAAACCAGCTCTCAAcacatcaaaaataaaattttgttgtgTTAG